From Mycolicibacterium nivoides, a single genomic window includes:
- a CDS encoding flavohemoglobin expression-modulating QEGLA motif protein, whose translation MGRTSPLAQESLDVDARLTEIERELNLLLYVTPTNGAEAWRDFARSGFESVPTLQSRPLDFDPDMVRRDLYDVEIERVENPALNSLFRGKRDEIARQITLLEDRGTSRFRYGALQLYGDPGHSLCATARSLLDLIDPQPISPTSVTAMEFAEAARAELESAYPDFPVAVEVRDDVADLMVLFGRLYIPATAVFRKDRVQPLIQHEVGTHVLTYRNGEAQPLSLLAVGLPSYEETQEGLAVLAEYVVGGLDPRRIRVLAARVVAASMMLAHAEFVEIFNHLTDAHGFAPRTAWSVTSRATFGGGSTKDIIYLRGIERVLGYFAEGRSIEPLLAGKLALDHAPLVEELIQQGVLEPPRARPRWLSAPGAQVRIDRMRGGMSPADLLEMDVAA comes from the coding sequence GTGGGTCGAACTTCGCCCCTTGCGCAGGAATCCTTGGACGTCGATGCGCGTCTGACGGAGATCGAGCGCGAGCTCAACCTCCTGCTCTACGTCACTCCGACCAATGGAGCCGAGGCGTGGCGGGATTTCGCGCGCTCGGGGTTCGAGTCAGTACCCACCCTGCAGTCGAGACCGCTGGACTTCGACCCGGATATGGTCAGGCGCGACCTCTACGACGTCGAGATCGAGCGAGTGGAGAACCCTGCGCTCAACTCTCTCTTCCGCGGAAAACGCGACGAGATCGCCCGGCAGATCACGTTGCTCGAGGACCGAGGCACATCGCGGTTCAGGTATGGCGCGCTGCAACTCTATGGAGATCCGGGCCACTCGCTGTGCGCAACGGCCCGCTCACTGCTCGATCTCATCGACCCGCAACCGATCAGCCCGACCAGCGTCACCGCCATGGAATTCGCGGAGGCGGCACGCGCGGAGCTGGAGTCGGCCTACCCGGATTTTCCCGTAGCGGTCGAGGTGCGCGACGACGTCGCCGATCTGATGGTGCTGTTCGGCAGGCTCTACATCCCTGCCACCGCCGTCTTCCGCAAGGATCGAGTGCAGCCACTGATCCAGCACGAGGTCGGAACCCACGTGCTGACCTATCGCAACGGCGAGGCGCAGCCGTTGAGCCTGCTGGCCGTCGGGCTGCCGTCTTACGAGGAGACGCAGGAAGGTCTGGCGGTGCTGGCCGAGTACGTCGTTGGGGGGCTCGATCCCCGGCGCATACGCGTGCTCGCCGCGCGGGTCGTTGCCGCATCGATGATGTTGGCCCACGCGGAGTTCGTCGAGATCTTCAATCACCTGACCGACGCCCATGGCTTCGCGCCGCGCACCGCGTGGTCGGTGACGAGCCGCGCAACATTCGGCGGAGGTTCGACCAAGGACATCATCTATCTGCGCGGTATCGAACGAGTCCTCGGGTACTTCGCCGAAGGACGCAGCATCGAACCCCTTCTCGCCGGCAAGCTCGCCCTCGACCATGCGCCGCTCGTGGAGGAGTTGATCCAGCAAGGGGTTCTCGAACCGCCGCGAGCGCGCCCACGCTGGCTGTCAGCGCCCGGGGCGCAAGTGCGGATCGACCGTATGCGCGGCGGCATGAGCCCCGCAGACCTACTTGAAATGGATGTGGCCGCATGA
- a CDS encoding glutathione synthase, producing MRIAFLVNRAETEVDEYATTRLAKAAALMGHEVWYVGLSDVSIGEPDGQIGAHARPGIARGEDTLTSFVDRMKESSPERIRMDELDAVFLRNDSVEDRQDRPWASSLGSMFGQLLVAHGVTVVNDPAVLMRAALKVYLDEFPAQIRQRSLVTQNVDDVRSFISSVGRSIIKPLCGAQGRNVFMIVSDDEPNLNQMMESVLEDGYIYAQAYVEGAEDGDMRIFLLDGELIEVDGHPAAFRRVPEGNDPRANICKGGTVQPEEVTEKQRAVIEAMHDKLAQDGMFFVGIDMIGDKVIEINAESPGGLQAMEHLYGVDICPAVIEALERRTSA from the coding sequence ATGAGGATTGCATTTCTGGTCAATCGCGCGGAGACCGAGGTCGACGAGTACGCGACCACCCGCCTCGCGAAGGCGGCTGCCCTGATGGGCCACGAGGTCTGGTACGTCGGGCTGAGCGACGTCAGTATCGGCGAGCCCGACGGTCAGATCGGGGCGCACGCACGTCCCGGCATCGCCCGGGGTGAGGACACGCTGACCTCGTTCGTCGATCGCATGAAGGAGAGTTCGCCCGAGCGCATACGCATGGACGAGCTCGACGCCGTGTTTCTGAGGAACGACTCGGTCGAGGATCGGCAGGATCGGCCGTGGGCCAGCAGCTTGGGTTCCATGTTCGGTCAGCTGCTCGTGGCGCACGGCGTCACCGTGGTCAACGACCCCGCGGTGCTCATGCGTGCGGCGTTGAAGGTATACCTCGACGAGTTTCCGGCGCAGATCCGCCAGCGATCCCTGGTGACGCAAAACGTGGACGACGTCCGGAGCTTCATCTCGTCCGTGGGACGCTCCATCATCAAACCGCTGTGCGGCGCGCAGGGCCGCAACGTGTTCATGATCGTCAGCGATGACGAGCCCAACTTGAATCAGATGATGGAGTCTGTGCTGGAAGACGGCTACATCTACGCCCAGGCATACGTCGAGGGCGCCGAGGACGGCGACATGCGGATCTTCCTGCTCGACGGAGAGCTCATCGAGGTCGACGGACATCCCGCAGCTTTCCGGCGGGTACCAGAGGGGAACGACCCGCGAGCCAACATCTGCAAGGGCGGCACAGTTCAACCCGAAGAGGTCACCGAGAAGCAGCGCGCGGTGATCGAGGCGATGCACGACAAACTCGCGCAAGATGGGATGTTCTTCGTCGGCATCGACATGATCGGCGACAAAGTCATCGAGATCAACGCCGAGAGTCCGGGCGGTCTGCAGGCGATGGAGCATCTGTACGGAGTCGACATCTGCCCGGCCGTGATCGAAGCGCTGGAGCGCCGGACTAGTGCGTGA